Part of the Rhodococcus sp. OK302 genome is shown below.
TCGCGGCCAATACGACGGGCATGCCCGAAGGATCCGTCGTCGGACGCTCGGGCATCGTCGACGAGCGCGCGTTCTACGCCCTCAATACCGGCCACGCGCATCCGATCCGGGCCGAGGACTACCTCGACTACCCGCGGATGCGAGCGATGGTCGAAACCATCGCAGCGACGCCCGAGGGTGGGCTGCTCATCTCCGGCCCGAGTTACGACTCGTGGTTCGTTGTCCCCCCGCCCGGGCCGATCGATGAACCTGCCGAGCACGTCGTCTTCTTCCTCAACCTCGGTATGACGAGCATGAACGTCGGACTCGATGTTCGAGTCCTCGATCAGATGGGGTTGGCGTACCCGCTCGCCGCACACACCGAAAGACTCGAAGACGGTCGAATCGGTCACGACAAGAACCTGTACGCGGACTGGGTAGTAGTCGATACGGGAATGGTGGACGTCCGTCCGTGGCTGCCGTACTTCCTCGACGAGGATTGGGTTGCGGATGCAAAACTTGCGCTGACCTGTCCCGAAACCCAGGAATTGCTCACGTCGTATCGTAGTGAGCTCACCTGGCCGAGGTTCAAGCAGAACTTCCGGCAGGCATTCGATCTCGCGAAATATCGCTTCGATCGGGTGCCGGCCTATGAATTGCAGCGGTGTGGTTTAGTGCCGCCGGAGCCGGCAAAGTGATGCGTATCACTGTGCAACTTCGGTGCGAGTGTTGCGATCCTGTAACACCGCGCTGATCGGCGTCGATGTATTCGAAGACGATTCACCTACCCGAAATACTCCGGTGAGTGCTAGGGAAGAACGGCTCGGTTGCCGAGATCCATTTGTCACACAGGAACCTGTGACATAAGGTCCACCGAGCGCAGTGTGACTTGGAACGAGGTCCGCCGTCAGCCCAGATTGTCGGGGCTGACGGAAAAGCCTGTTCCCCGACGGAATCCGTCGGTATCTCTCCTCCCGGAGTGGTGCCGCAGACGAAGAGAGAGAGCAGTATTCATGCGTTTTGCCAGAACGGGGCTATCGCAGCGCCTCAAGCACCGAGCACTTGCAATCGGTGCCGCAGCACTTGTGCTTCCCCTCGCCGCAGGCGTCGCCGGTAGCGCTGTTGCTACCGCTGCTCCCGCTCCCGCGCACTCCGCCCCGTGGGGTGGATTCGAGGAACTCTGGGTTCCCTCCACCATGGGCAACATCAAGGTGCAGGTCCAGTGGGCCGCACGCGGCGGAAACGCAGCTCTCTACTTGCTCGACGGCCTTCGTGCTCGTGACGACGCCAACGCGTGGAGCTTCGAGACCAACGCGCTCGAGCAGTACCGCGGCGACAACATCACCCTGGTGATGCCCGTCGGCGGACAGTCCAGCTTCTACAGCGACTGGTACGCGCCCTCGAACTTCAACGGTCAAGAGATGACCTACAAGTGGGAAACCTTCCTCACGGAAGAGCTCCCGAACTTCCTCGCGAACTACGGTGTCTCGCCCAACAACAACGCCGTTCTCGGCCTGTCGATGGGTGGCAGTGCTGCACTGACTCTCGCCGCTTACCACCGCGATCAGTTCAAGTTCGCAGGCTCGCTGTCGGGCTACCTGAACATCTCGGCTCCCGGAATGCGTGAAGCCATCCGCGTCGCAATGCTCGACTCGGGCCGTTTCAACGTCGACTCCATGTGGGGACCCCCGTGGAGCCCGGCTTGGCTGCGTAACGACCCGTTCGTCTTCGCTCCGCGCCTGAAGGGCCTGTCGATGTACATCTCGGCATCCAGCGGTCTGCCCGGACAGTACGATCAGCCCAAGGGCGTTATCGGCTACTACAACACCGCCAACGCGATGGGCCTCGAGGCAATTGCACTGGCCAACACCCGCGCATTCCAGGTCCGGATGAACACGCTCGGCATTCCGGCCACCTACAATTTCCCGTCCAACGGAACCCACATGTGGGCCTACTGGTCTGCGGAACTGTTCAATGCCCGCAATCAGATTCTCGACACCATGAACGCTCGGTAATCGTGACTTAGTCACTTCACCAGTGCCGTTTCGGACTCCTGAAAAGGAGATCGGAGCGGCACTTGTGCGTTCAAGGAATGACGTAAACCTAGACTTCGGTAACAATTGCACCATCAGTAACAGCGCGCCGACCCCGCGCGTGACTCCTTTGCGTGTAGAAAGAGTTTCGACTGGGGTCCGGCCGCTGAACTGGCGCACCGATGCTTATTTGCCTCGATGATCAAGCCCGACGATCAAGACCGGACGTAAGGAAAGAGAGTGAACTCATGCGAGTAGGCCTTGCCAGGGCGGACCGTCGTCGGTCCCACGGGACTTATCGATCGAAGGTCGTCGGAACGCTGGCAGCTCTGCTGGTCCTGCCGATCGCGGCAGGTCTGACGACTGCAGGCACCGCCACCGCTGCCCCCGTCCCGGCGCTCACCGCACCGGTCGCGACCCAGAACCAGGGCGGCGCGACTGTCGGCAAGGTCGAGTGGCTCAGCGAGCGTCGCGTCGCACTGTGGATCAACTCTCCGTCGATGGGCATTCCGATTCAGGTTCAGGTTCTCCTGGCCCGTGACTGGAATGTGACTCCGACGGCGTCCTTCCCCTCCGTCTGGATGCTCGACGGCCTTCGCGCCACCGACATCGAGAACGGTTGGACCGCCGAAACCGACGCAGAATCGTTCTACGCGGACAAGAACGTCAACGTGATTCTTCCCGTGGGCGGTCAGTCCAGCTTCTACGCCGACTGGCTCAAGCCCGACAACGGCGTCTTCTACCAGTGGGAAACATTCCTGACGAAGGAACTGCCGTCCATTCTCGAGAACGACTGGCGAACCACGCAGACTCGTGGCGTCGTCGGACTCTCCATGGGTGGCACGGCTGCGATGGCCCTCACCGCACGTAACCCAGGCTTCTTCAAGTTCGCAGCGTCGCTGTCCGGAATCCTGACGACGACTTCGCTCGGTATGCCCCAGGCAATCGGCTACGCGATGAACGACGCCGGACAATTCGACTCCACCGCTATGTGGGGCCCGCCGTCCAACCCCGCGTGGGCTGCTCACGATCCGTACTCGATCGCAGACAAGCTCAAGGGCGTCAGCCTGTACGTCTCCAGTGGTAGCGGTACCACCGGTCCGTACGACCAGCCGTCTCTGGTTCCCGGCGTCAGCACCAATTACGCCGGCATGGGCCTCGAAATTCTGGCTCGACTGACGTCGCAGACATTTGCGACCAAGCTCAACACCCTCGGCATTCCCGCCCAGATCAACTACCGTCCGTCCGGCACGCACTCGTGGCCGTACTGGCAGTTCGAGCTTCATCAGCTGTGGCCGCAGCTCGCCAACGCAATCGGTACCGATGTAGAGAAGCCTCTCTGCGGCGCTTCCGGTGCGATCGGTGCAACAGCAGCGGCAAACACCTGGATCGGTGACTGTGTCACGTCCGAGTACAGCGTCGCCGGTGGCCTTGCTCAGGACTTCCGTAACGGCCGCATCTACTGGACCTCGGGTACCGGTGCCAATCCTGTTGCCGGCCGCATTGCCGGCGAATACATGAACAACGGTGCAGCAGCCGGCCCGCTCGGCTTCCCGACCACCCCGGAACTGGGAACGCCCGACGGACGTGGACGCTACAACCACTTCCAGAAGGGTTCCATCTACTGGACCCCGCAGACCGGCGCGCATGCAGTGAGCGGACCGATCTTGGACGAATGGTCCCGGCAGGGATGGGAAGGTGGCCCGCTCGGCTACCCGGTTGCTGCCGCGATCGCGACTCCCGGCAAGGCCGGCAACGTGCAGGGCTTCGAAATCGGAGCGATGTACAACAGCGACAACGGCACCTACGCGGTCATGGGCATGATCATGGCCAAGTACGGCGAACAGGGCTGGGAAGGCGGATGGCTCGGCTTCCCCAAGTCCAATGAAGGTGTGGTCAAGGACAACGGCCGCTTCACCGAGTTCGACGGCGGCAACATCTACTGGAGCCCCGCATCTGGTGCCTGGACCGTCGCCAACGGACCGATTTTCGACGGCTGGAAGAGCGTCGGCTACGAAGCCGGCAAGATCGGATTCCCGATCAGTGACAAGTTCGACATCCCCGGCGGAGTTCAGCAGAACTTCCAGTTCGGCTGGATCACGGTGATCGGCGACAAGACCGAAGTTCACCAGTAGAACTGCTCGATACGTACGACACGTACCGCACGACGGGCGGGCCCGATCACTGATCGGTGCTCGCCCGTCGTGCGTTGCGTAACCTGATGATGGACTTTCGACTGAAGGCAAGGATGGACATTGATGTCGCTTTTCTCGGGTAACCGAAACACGTTTGCGCGCGCGATCGCGGTGGGATCTCTGGCGCTCGCCACCGGTGGCCTACTGGTCGCCTGTGGCAGTGACGATTCGACCGTCACATCCACTCCGGTGACATCGTCCGTCGTGGCGTCTTCTTCTTCGGCCGCCCCGAGCAGTTCAGCTTCGGCGTCCACGACTACGACGGTCTCAGCGCCGCCCACCAGCCCCGGAGCGGCAGCTACGGCACCGCCGGAGCAGCCCCAGAGCATCGAAGGTTTCCCGGGTCCGACAAACGTGGAGGTCAGCCCCAAAGCGCAGGCGTTCCTCGACGGTCTGAAGGCAAAGGGTATTACTCCGGAGGGTGACGGCAGCATTGCCGTCAACACCGCCAACTACATCTGCGCTGCCAACGTTCAGGGCACCTCCGACGCCGAGGTCTTGGCACTGGTCACCGCTGTTGTGGGCTCCGCGGCTCCGGACGGCACCGCGATCACACCCGAGCAGGCCACAGCGAACGCGCAGATCTACATCGACGTCGCCAACGCCACTTTCTGCAAGTAGATGATGGCGCGAGGCGGAAAGCGGCGGGGTTGTCTGATCCCGCTGCTGATCATTCTGGTGGTTGCTGCCGTCGTGATCGGCGGTTGGTACATCCTTGCCGGTCGCGTTCCGTCCCCGGTGCCGTTGCCGCCGGGTCCGGAAAAGCCGACGACGCAGCCGGCCAACTGTACCGATGTCCAGGTAGTTGCCATCCCGGGAACATGGGAATCCAGCGCCACGGATGATCCGTACAACCCGACGGCTAATCCGGCGTCGTTGATGCTCAACGTCACCAGGCCGTTGCAGGGTCAGTTCGATCCGTCACGCGCTGACGTCTACACCGTTCCGTACGTCGCGCAGTTCTCCAATCCGGTTGCGTTTCCTCCGGACGGACAGCAGTCGTACAACAACAGCCGGGCTGCGGGAACTGCTGCTACCAACGATTTTCTGGTAAAGCGTCACGCTGAATGTCCGCTGACGAGCTATCTGCTGACCGGCTTTTCGCAGGGTGCTGTCATTGCCGGAGATGTTGCCGCCGATATCGGCAACGGGACGGGCGCAGTGCCGGCAGATCTGGTTCTGGGAGTCGGGCTGATTGCCGACGGGCGTCGTGATCCGGCCCATGGAATCACCGTTGGCCCCAGCGTTGCCGGAGTAGGTGCAGAACTGTCCTTGAACGGGCTGAAGCTGCCGGGTCTCACGATGACCGGTGCCCGCGAAGGTGGGTTCGGGAAACTCGACGATCGGACTTATCAGATCTGCGCGCCCAGCGACGGAATCTGTGACGCTCCGCCGGCGGCATTGAACCCGGGAAACCTGCTGACTTCCCTGCCTCGCCTGTTGGAGTACTACAACAATCCTGTGCATGCCCTGTACAACTCATTCCAAGTCGATCCGGATGGCACGACGGCCACCCAATGGATGGCACAGTGGGCGGCTGACAAGATAAATGCTGCACCGACTCCACCGCACAGTTGATGCCGCTGGATTGGTCGCAGGTGAAATGCAGAAATGATCCGACTTGTCCTCTAAAGTGCTGTCACGTAGGTGACTCACGAGTAGGTTCGATACGCCGGAGTCACTCGACCACGCACGTCTGTCCGACAGACGCGATCCGTTCGACACAGGAGAAGCGATACATGAGTTCACCGACGGCCGCCCGGCGCGCCGCGTACCCCGGTTCACAGCCGGCTACGAGGTGGTCATGATCACGGCTCGCGATCGGGGTTTTCACGCTTCGCCGAGGTGGATCGAGTGCACCGGCGATGCGGACGATGCGGATCTGTAACATATCGATGGTTTGGGATCGATGAAGTGATTCAGGTGAGTTGCGCACGTAGTGCGATTGGATTGATCGAAGATATACCCGAGAGAGCGAAGGAAGTCTGGGGCGCAAGCATGACCAAATATGCTTGTGTGATCGCTTCGGAGGAGATGGAATGAACGCGCTGTTCGATGGTTTTCTCGACGAGAAGGGCCGGATTCGCCTTAAAGAAGGCTTTACTCTGGTCGATTATGTCGAGCAACACTCGCGTGTCAACGCGGACGAGCTTGCGTACCGCTACATCGATTACTCACGTGAGCGTGACGGCGAAGCGCAGGAGTTGACGTGGCACCAGTTCGGTGTACGTCTGCGCGCTGTTGCTGCGCGTCTGCAGCAGGTCACCAAGCGCGGCGACCGAGTGGCGATTCTGGCGCCCCAGGGCCTGGACTATGTAGTTTCGTTCTTCGCGGCCATTCAGGCCGGTTCCATTGCCGTTCCGCTTTTCGATCCCGACGAGCCCGGTCACTCCGATCGCCTGCACGCAGTCCTCGGTGACTGCAAGCCGACGGCCATCCTGACGGCCGCGTCGTCGGCCGCCGGTGTCCGTGCGCTCTTCCGGTCGCTGCCGGCTGCGGAACGTCCCCGCATCATCGCCGTCGACGCCATTCCCGACACCGTCGGTGATACGTGGGTTCGCCCCGACATCGGTTTCGACGACATCGCCTACCTCCAGTACACGTCGGGTTCGACGCGAGTTCCCGCCGGTGTGGAGATCACACACCGCGCTGTCGGAACCAATGCCCTGCAGATGGTCGACTCTCTCGAACTCACCGAGGATTCACGCGGCGTCACCTGGCTGCCCCTGTTTCACGACATGGGTCTGCTCACGGTCATCCTGCCTGCGTTCGGTGGCAAGTACATCACCATCATGAGCCCGCGGGCGTTCGTCCAGCGGCCGTACCGCTGGATCAAGGAACTCGCAGCCGCTTCGGACGATGCCGGCACATTCGCGGCTGCCCCCAACTTCGCCTTCGAGCATGCTGCTGCGCGCGGTCTGCCCAAGGACGGCGAGAAACTGGACCTGAGCAACGTCATCGGTCTGATCAACGGCAGTGAGCCGGTCACGACGTCGTCGATGCGCAAGTTCAACGAAGCCTTCGGGCCCTACGGTCTGCCCAAGACAGCGATCAAGCCGTCGTACGGAATGGCCGAGGCGACGCTGTTCGTGTCCTCGACCAAGCATTCCGACGAGGCCAAGGTCATCTACGTCGACCGCGCCGAGCTCAACAAGGGCCGCATGGTCATCGTCGATCAGAACGCAGAAAATGCGATCGCGCAGGTTTCGTGTGGATACGTCTCGCGTAGCCAGTGGGCTGCCATCGTCGATCCCGAAACTGCGACCGAGGTTCCCGACAATTACGTCGGCGAGATCTGGTTGCACGGCGAGAACATCGGCATCGGCTACTGGGGACGTCCCGACGAGACCGCCGAGACCTTCCACAACAAGCTGACCAACCGTCTGCCCGAAGACAGCCACACCGAAGACCTGCCGATGGACGCCAACTGGATGCGTACCGGCGACTTCGGCGTCTACGTCGACGGCGAGCTGTACATCACCGGACGCGTCAAGGATCTTGTGATCGTCGACGGCCGCAATCACTACCCGCAGGACATCGAGGTTTCGGCACAGGAAGCAAGCCCGGCTCTACGTCCGGGATTTGTCGCGGCCTTCGCTGTTCCGGCTAACCAGTTGCCGCCCGTCGTGTTCGCGAACTCCCATTCGGGTCTGACGTTCGACGACGACGATGCGTCGGAGCAGTTGGTCATCGTCGCCGAGCGTGCGCCGGGTGCCGGTAAGGCTGATCCGCAGCCGATCGCCGATACCGTCCGGGCCGCGATTGCGTCTCGTCACGGTGTGACGGCACGCGACATTCTGCTGGTTCCGGCCGGTTCCATTCCCCGTACATCCAGCGGCAAGATCGCTCGGCGTGCGTGCAAGGCAAGCTACATCGAGGGAACGCTGCGTGGTGGCTATCAGCAATCTGCATTCCCCGATAGCGTTTGAGGAACATTCCCTTCATGATCGGTAGCTTGGTGAGTTGATGGTTGAACAAGATGGTACGCAGGGCAATACAGTCGACTCCAGCGTGAACGGCGTCGACATGAGTGTTTCGCAGCTACGTGAGTGGCTGCGCAACTGGATTGCCAACGCTACGGGTCAGCCCGTGGCATTGATCACCGACGATCGGCCGATGGAAGAGTTCGGGCTCGCATCTCGCGATGCGGTTGCCTTGAGCGGCGACATCGAAGATCTGCTCGGCATCACGCTGACCGCGACGGTTGCGTATCAACATCCGACCATCGCCTCGCTGGCTACCCGGATCATCGAGGGTGAGCCCGAAGCGCCCGAGGAGACTATTGACGCGTCGTACTACGCGTCAGGTGCCGCGACGGATGCTCATGACATCGCGATCGTCGGCATGTCGACGCGTTTCCCCGGCGCCGGGCACACCCCCTCGGATATGTGGGACATGCTCGCCGCGGGCCGCGACGGCATCAGCGACCTGCCTGAGGATCGTTGGGTCGAGTTCATGTCCGATCCCGCGATCAAGGCGGCGATCGAGAAGGCTCACACCAAGGGCGGTTACCTCGACGACGTCAAGGGATTCGACGCGGAGTTCTTCGCGATGTCTCCGCTCGAGGTTGTCAACGTCGATCCGCAGCAACGTCTCGCACTCGAATTGGCGTGGGAAGCGCTCGAGCATGCGCGCATCCCCGCCAGCGGACTCAAGGGCAAGCAGGTCGGTGTCTTCATCGGCAGTTCCGCCAACGATTACCAGCTGCTCGCTGTCAGCGATCCGAATGCGCATCCGTACGCATTGACCGGTACGTCGACGGCTGTCATCGCGAACCGGGTCTCGTACTTCTTCGATTTTCGCGGACCGTCCATTGCCCTGGACACCGCGTGCTCGTCCTCGCTGGTCGCGGTGCACGAGGCGGTGCGCTCGCTGCGTAGCGGCGACTCCGATATCGCTCTTGCCGGTGGTATCAACATGCTGCTGGCTCCGGCCGGAACCCTCGGTTTCGATCAGATCGGCATGCTCGCACCCGACGGCAAACTGCGCGCGTTCTCGGCTGAGGCCGAGGGCATCGTGCGTTCCGAAGGCGGCGGACTGGTTGCGCTCAAGCGTGTGGAGGACGCCGAGCGTGACGGCGATTCCATCCTGGCAGTGATCGCCGGAACAGCCATCAACCAGGACGGCCGCTCCAACGGTCTCCTCGCTCCCAACCCCGATGCTCAGGCCGACGTGTTGCGCTTCGCTTACCGCGACGCCGGCATCCTGCCGAGCACCGTCGACTACATCGAGGCGCACGGCACGGGCACCGATCTCGGGGATCCCATCGAGGCCGACGCTCTCAGCCGCGTAGTAGGTCGAGGTCGCGACGACGACAAGCCGGCACTGCTCGGTAGCGCAAAAACCAACTTCGGACACCTCGAGGCCGCAGCCGGTGCTGCCGGCCTGATCAAGGTCGTCCTGGCGATGCAGGAAAACAAGATTCCTGCGACCATCAACTACCTGGGCCCCAACCCGCACATCGATTTCGACAAGGCTCACCTTCAGGTGACGTCGGAGACGACGGACTGGCCGCGGTACACCGGCAAGGCTGTTGCGGGTGTTTCCGGATTCGGTTTCGGTGGAACCAATGCGCACGTCGTTGTTCGTGAATACGTGCCTGCTACCGCCGACGCGGATCTCGATGTCGAGACGGAAGCCGCCGGTGTTCTTGCCGAGGCTGCCGAGTCGATGGGGATTCCGGCCGACGCCGCCGCGGACCAGGCCGTTGTGCTCGCAGTTTCCGGCGCACTGCCGTCGCGTCGCCGCCGCGCCGCTGCGGATCTGGCCGACTGGCTCGAAACCGAGGCCGGCAGCACGACGCCGCTTGCCGATGTTGCGCGCGCACTCTCGCGTCGCAACCACGGTCGCTCGCGTGCGGCTGTCGTTGCCACGACTCGTTCCGAGGCAATCAGCGCATTGCGTGCCATTGCCGCCGCAAAGCCTGCTCCCGGAGTATTTTCGGCTGATTCGCCGTCGCCCAAGGGCGCGGTGTGGGTGTTCTCGGGCTTCGGCTCGCAGCATCGCAAAATGGCCAAGCAGCTGTACACGGAAAATTCGGTGTTCAAGGCAGCCGTCGACGAGGTCGATGCGCTGATCCAGGACGAAGCCGGTTACTCGGTGGCCGAGATGTTCCTCGACGATTCGCTCGAGTACAACGTCGAAACTGCTCAGGTAGCTATCTTCACCATCCAGGTCGGTTTGGCGGCACTGCTGCGTCATCACGGCGCCGACGCCGAAGCGGTTGTTCCCCACTCGATGGGCGAGGCTGCCGCGGCCTATATTTCAGGTGGCTTGAACCTCGAAGATGCTGTGCGCGTTATCTGTTCGCGTTCACGTCTGATGGGTGAGGCCGAGAGCGGCTTGGTCGGCGATGACATCCGCCTGATGGCTCTCCTCGAGTACAGTGCATCCGAGATCGAAGCACTGCTTCCCACGTACCCCA
Proteins encoded:
- the fadD32 gene encoding long-chain-fatty-acid--AMP ligase FadD32 yields the protein MNALFDGFLDEKGRIRLKEGFTLVDYVEQHSRVNADELAYRYIDYSRERDGEAQELTWHQFGVRLRAVAARLQQVTKRGDRVAILAPQGLDYVVSFFAAIQAGSIAVPLFDPDEPGHSDRLHAVLGDCKPTAILTAASSAAGVRALFRSLPAAERPRIIAVDAIPDTVGDTWVRPDIGFDDIAYLQYTSGSTRVPAGVEITHRAVGTNALQMVDSLELTEDSRGVTWLPLFHDMGLLTVILPAFGGKYITIMSPRAFVQRPYRWIKELAAASDDAGTFAAAPNFAFEHAAARGLPKDGEKLDLSNVIGLINGSEPVTTSSMRKFNEAFGPYGLPKTAIKPSYGMAEATLFVSSTKHSDEAKVIYVDRAELNKGRMVIVDQNAENAIAQVSCGYVSRSQWAAIVDPETATEVPDNYVGEIWLHGENIGIGYWGRPDETAETFHNKLTNRLPEDSHTEDLPMDANWMRTGDFGVYVDGELYITGRVKDLVIVDGRNHYPQDIEVSAQEASPALRPGFVAAFAVPANQLPPVVFANSHSGLTFDDDDASEQLVIVAERAPGAGKADPQPIADTVRAAIASRHGVTARDILLVPAGSIPRTSSGKIARRACKASYIEGTLRGGYQQSAFPDSV
- a CDS encoding alpha/beta hydrolase-fold protein, with amino-acid sequence MRVGLARADRRRSHGTYRSKVVGTLAALLVLPIAAGLTTAGTATAAPVPALTAPVATQNQGGATVGKVEWLSERRVALWINSPSMGIPIQVQVLLARDWNVTPTASFPSVWMLDGLRATDIENGWTAETDAESFYADKNVNVILPVGGQSSFYADWLKPDNGVFYQWETFLTKELPSILENDWRTTQTRGVVGLSMGGTAAMALTARNPGFFKFAASLSGILTTTSLGMPQAIGYAMNDAGQFDSTAMWGPPSNPAWAAHDPYSIADKLKGVSLYVSSGSGTTGPYDQPSLVPGVSTNYAGMGLEILARLTSQTFATKLNTLGIPAQINYRPSGTHSWPYWQFELHQLWPQLANAIGTDVEKPLCGASGAIGATAAANTWIGDCVTSEYSVAGGLAQDFRNGRIYWTSGTGANPVAGRIAGEYMNNGAAAGPLGFPTTPELGTPDGRGRYNHFQKGSIYWTPQTGAHAVSGPILDEWSRQGWEGGPLGYPVAAAIATPGKAGNVQGFEIGAMYNSDNGTYAVMGMIMAKYGEQGWEGGWLGFPKSNEGVVKDNGRFTEFDGGNIYWSPASGAWTVANGPIFDGWKSVGYEAGKIGFPISDKFDIPGGVQQNFQFGWITVIGDKTEVHQ
- a CDS encoding cutinase family protein, which codes for MARGGKRRGCLIPLLIILVVAAVVIGGWYILAGRVPSPVPLPPGPEKPTTQPANCTDVQVVAIPGTWESSATDDPYNPTANPASLMLNVTRPLQGQFDPSRADVYTVPYVAQFSNPVAFPPDGQQSYNNSRAAGTAATNDFLVKRHAECPLTSYLLTGFSQGAVIAGDVAADIGNGTGAVPADLVLGVGLIADGRRDPAHGITVGPSVAGVGAELSLNGLKLPGLTMTGAREGGFGKLDDRTYQICAPSDGICDAPPAALNPGNLLTSLPRLLEYYNNPVHALYNSFQVDPDGTTATQWMAQWAADKINAAPTPPHS
- a CDS encoding alpha/beta hydrolase, which translates into the protein MRFARTGLSQRLKHRALAIGAAALVLPLAAGVAGSAVATAAPAPAHSAPWGGFEELWVPSTMGNIKVQVQWAARGGNAALYLLDGLRARDDANAWSFETNALEQYRGDNITLVMPVGGQSSFYSDWYAPSNFNGQEMTYKWETFLTEELPNFLANYGVSPNNNAVLGLSMGGSAALTLAAYHRDQFKFAGSLSGYLNISAPGMREAIRVAMLDSGRFNVDSMWGPPWSPAWLRNDPFVFAPRLKGLSMYISASSGLPGQYDQPKGVIGYYNTANAMGLEAIALANTRAFQVRMNTLGIPATYNFPSNGTHMWAYWSAELFNARNQILDTMNAR
- a CDS encoding DUF732 domain-containing protein — encoded protein: MSLFSGNRNTFARAIAVGSLALATGGLLVACGSDDSTVTSTPVTSSVVASSSSAAPSSSASASTTTTVSAPPTSPGAAATAPPEQPQSIEGFPGPTNVEVSPKAQAFLDGLKAKGITPEGDGSIAVNTANYICAANVQGTSDAEVLALVTAVVGSAAPDGTAITPEQATANAQIYIDVANATFCK